The DNA window CTAGAATGGAACAGAGAAGATGCATATGGCTCTTCAGGGACATTCAGTGTTCCATGGCAAAGGGTTATAGGATAAAAGAATGCTTTGTGCATGTCATGGCCTTCCCTATGAAATTTGGAGGGACATCTGTGAAATCCACAATTCTCCAAACCTGGGTCAAAAATGTTGTGAATGTGTTTCAAGGAAAGAGTGCAAGTGCTAATTGCTTTGCAAGggattgaaatggaaaaaaaggcttaggagtaaacaaggaaaaaaatgcgggtttttttccttgccatgACTTACATTCATTTTCAGTCCTTCTGTGTTCTTCATTTGCAAAGTCCATTTGTTTCTGTCTCTTCACAGATCGGGAGAACCAGTCCATCCTGATCACGTACGTACACCCCCTGCGCGGTCCCTGCAGGGCTACCTGGTGCCAGGGCACCTCCTGCCTGACCATGCACCCTCTGCTTCTCTCTTGGCTTTGGCAGCGGAGAATCCGGGGCCGGGAAGACTGTGAACACAAAGCGTGTCATCCAGTACTTTGCAACAATTGCAGCCAGTGGAGACAAGAagaaagaggagcagcagccatcAGGCAAAATGCAGGTGAGGTCCCAGGATTAAACACCAGCAGCTATGCAATTTCTTGGTGAGCTAGATCCTGACAAGAAGACTTCTGTTTCAGGGGACACTTGAGGATCAAATCATCAGTGCCAACCCACTGCTGGAGGCCTTTGGAAATGCCAAGACCGTGAGGAACGACAACTCCTCACGCTTTGTAAGTTGTTACTTGTGACAACTGTCAACACCAGTTTGAATATTATTGATATCCAGATTGGTAAAATAAGTCTCAATTGACTTTCCTGCTACTTTCAGGGTAAATTCATCAGAATCCATTTCGGTGCCACAGGCAAACTGGCTTCTGCTGACATTGAAACATGTAAGACACCCTCTGGCTTAATCCCCTTCCTTCCAGCCTTCCCCACTTCTTGTTCTTGACTGTGTCCTACCATCCTTGCCAGATCTGCTGGAGAAGTCCAGAGTCACTTTCCAGCTCAAGGCGGAAAGGAGCTACCACATCTTTTATCAGATCATGTCTAACAAGAAGCCAGAACTAATTGGTAGGAAAGATCACTGACTACTCCAGGCAAAGGTTATGGAACAAAACTAAATTCCTTTTCGTGCCAATTGCATGTGACCTGACTAGGTTTTGTCCTTCTTTTCAGAGATGTTACTGATCACCACCAACCCCTATGACTATCAGTATGTGAGTCAAGGTGAGATCACAGTTCCCAGCATTAACGACCAGGAAGAGCTGATGGCCACCGATGTAAGTAGCAGAAGTTTTCTTAGGTGAAGTTTCATTTCTCTGACCTTTAACAGCTGGGGTACACACTCACCTTAACAACTGTTTTGTTAGAGTGCCATTGACATCCTGGGCTTCACTGCTGATGAGAAAACAGCCATCTACAAGCTGACAGGGGCTGTCATGCACTATGGGAACCTGAAGTTCAAGCAGAAACAAcgagaggagcaggcagagcctgatGGCACAGAAGGTACCAGCACaacccatcccagagcacagaagATACTGAACATTCAGATAGTTAAAGGCAGCGTGTCAGGGTCAGAATGATTGACTCAGCCTGTGCATTTTCCCAGTGCCAGTATTGTAGAATGATAGTGAGTCCTAGCCAGAGGACTTCTCTGGAGGAGCAGAACTCGAGTTattttgaataataaaaattgtaaagTCCAATGTCTTCCGAAGAGTTCTGCCATTAACATGTACACCTTTTTTATCTTTACtaatagtttgatttttttggaattgccctttaatatattttttaaaggaacagtAGTGTCTACTGGTACCTTAATAACTGATTGTTTTGATGTTTAGTTGCTGACAAGGCTGCCTACCTGATGGGTCTGAACTCAGCAGACCTGCTCAAGGCCCTCTGCTACCCCCGAGTCAAGGTGGGGAATGAATACGTGACCAAGGGTCAAACTGTGCAGCAGGTAACAAAACCCCCTGTACTGTGGATAGGTTCCCTGGACTTTCTAATTTATCCTGCATTATAAATACACACCTTCTGTTTTATATTTCAGGTATACAATTCAGTGGGTGCCCTAGCAAAGGCTGTTTTTGAGAAGATGTTCCTGTGGATGGTTGTTCGCATCAACCAACAACTGGACACGAAGCAGCCCAGGCAGTACTTCATTGGTGTCCTGGACATTGCTGGCTTTGAGATCTTTGATGTAAGGAACAGGGGTTTATCAGCATGCTTGTAAACTTGTTAAAGTCTTATTGTTATGtgacaaatatttcagaaagaatgCTGCTGGTTTGTTGGGGTGTtcacttctttttgtttgtttcggTTTTgtttttcggattttttttttttttttcattataaatgGTTTGATCCTTTGTAGTGTATCTAGAACATTCTGATTCCTTTAGGGTTTTAATTTCaattaggtttttgttttgcacaTATGCCAATGAAATCTCTAATGCAGATTTTTGCTGAAGACTTGGCACATGATTTTAAATCAACATTTGTGTACGTTGGTATAGTGTTGTGCAGTGGACTCTCCTGTATCTGAATTAGTGCAGTCTAGTAGATTTCAAAGCTGACAAAGTGTGAGTTATTAAAATTATCTAAGCTTCTAGAGTCAAAAATATATGGATAAAGTTCAGTTTGACAAATTGGTCACACTGACAGAAGTTCCAAACTACTGAATCAATGAAGACAGAGCAATTACAGATCCTCCTGTGTTTGGTAAAAATAGCCCACACTGTTCTTCATCCCTAACTTTCTAAATTTACATTAATGATAATCTTGATTTGTAATTGTGCAGTTcaacagcctggagcagctgtgcatCAACTTCACCAATGAGAAACTGCAACAGTTCTTCAACCACCACATGTtcgtgctggagcaggaggagtaCAAGAAGGAGGGGATTGAATGGGAGTTCATTGACTTTGGCATGGACCTGGCTGCCTGCATTGAGCTCATTGAGAAGGTATTTCTGTAATTCACAATGTGAGGTTTTTCAGAAATgcataattttatatatatttctaaatgCAGCTTGAAATAGTAAATATGATAGTGCAGATACATCagtttgtattattttatatttactgaGCAGAACAATCCCTGAGAGCACTAATATTGTCCCAGTCAGGACGTTATTTCATCTCTGAGTCTTTCTGCCTTTTCACCTtgtcctctctccttccttgtACTTCTCGCAGCCCATGGGCATCTTCTCCATCCTGGAAGAGGAGTGCATGTTCCCCAAGGCAACTGACACCTCTTTCAAGAACAAGCTCTATGACCAGCACCTGGGCAAGTCCAACAACTTCCAGAAGCCCAAGCCTGGCAAAGGCAAGGCTGAGGCCCACTTCTCCCTGGTGCACTATGCTGGCACAGTGGACTACAACATCACTGGTTGGCTTGACAAGAACAAGGACCCTCTGAATGAAACTGTTGTGGGGCTGTACCAGAAGTCGTCTTTGAAGACTCTGGCTTTACTCTTTGcctctgctggaggagaggcaggTCAGTTCTATGACATTCATATTTCCATGTTTATTTAGTGACTCTACCAGCACTATGAATATCTGCTATTGTTCTTTTCTATGTTCCATTCTTATAATGACTggtatatatatgaaaaaactTTCTCTTTACaagttgtaaatatttttttttttctgttttccagaggctagtggtggtggtggtggtggtggcaaGAAGGGAGGCAAGAAGAAGGGTTCTTCTTTCCAGACTGTCTCAGCTCTTTTCAGGGTGAGTACAAAAATCATCCTCTCTACTTCTTTCCtgggttgttttatttgttgttaTATCTAGCTGCAATAACACCATTTAACTGCAGCTgttaacatttttctgtgtcaaGAATAATTGTTTGGTTATTCATAAATGACCTGACAGCAAGTCAGCTGGGGCCAGATCAGAAAGATGTATTTTGATCTCACCTTTCTTCAAATGCTAGAAAAAGAACTGAGGTCAGGCTATACACCAAAGTACAAACAATAAGAATATGGTTATTGCAAAGGAACTTCTTTTACTCAAAATTATACTTTTTGCTATGAACAACTGGTCACCATACTCCATAGTTTTTCTGGCTGAGTGGATATATCCCCCAGTCTTGTAAAAACACATTGCAAAGTTTTGTGACTTTCTCTGCTGCTCAAGGgtgaaagacagaagaaaactcACGTTAAAAAGCTGCAGTTTGGAATTACAAACCTGTTAATGTTTTATGAAACTTTTCTCACATCTGAAAGCGTAACTGAGTAGGTAATATTTGTCAATTAAAAACCTTTACTCATGAACCCACAGGAAAATCTGAACAAGCTGATGACCAATCTACGGAGCACTCACCCCCATTTTGTGCGCTGTATCATCCCCAATGAGTCTAAAACACCTGGTAAGAACCATGAGCAGAGACTAAAAATAGTGTGACAGCCATTTTTCTCTATGTTTTATCATGAATTGTCAAACAATTGTCTTATTGCTTAGGTGCCATGGAGCACGAGCTGGTGCTTCACCAGCTGCGCTGTAACGGCGTGCTGGAAGGGATCAGGATTTGCAGGAAGGGATTCCCCAGCAGAATCCTCTATGCTGATTTCAAACAAAGGTCAGTTTACTTTCTTATTTCCATTCTGTCTTTCCTGCTGATGTTTTACATCTATCACTTGAGGGTATTTTTTAACACTAGCTCTTTCTGGTTATAACTGGAAGAAAATTGAATGTTGGGGACTAACAAAAGGCAACATATATGgctagcaaaagaaaaattgttgaGAAATGAAGTGTCAGGTGTCCTCACTGACTGTGGAGGCATCTGAGTAtggaagcacagcagagctgcagaagccaATGATTACAAGACTAATAAATGCAGTTTAGGAATGGTAGCAGCAGGTTCAGGTAAAAATTACAAACTAAGAGTTCCTTGGCCACTGCATCAGCTGCAAGTTTCGGGGGAAGAGGCTTTTCTCCAATACAGAGAGTATGGGAAAGTGCCAATGTTCCTCTCAAGCAATTTTCTACAGCATAGCTTAGTAAAAGAATATGGATTGAACTGACAGAAAATCAATGTCATGATCATGGCAGGTCCCCTGAAGACTGAAAAAGTTTCCTTAATGTTGTTACCAGGTTAACACTTTACCAGAAGGGTATCTCtaaacaagggaaaaaattccaactTCCTCAGCCTGATTCTGCTGCAAACACTGCACTTAGTTTCAGtaaacagaatattctgaggACTTGACATTCTCTTCAGTTCTATTTCCTCTAATTCCACAGATACAAGGTGCTTAATGCCAGTGCCATCCCTGAGGGACAGTTCATCGATAGCAAGAAGGCTTCTGAGAAGCTCCTTGGGTCAATCGATGTGGACCACACCCAGTACAAATTTGGACACACCAAGGTACAAAtgctcccattccctgtgtccctgggcttTGCTCTACCTGACAGTGATGTGCTGCAACATTCTCTCTCTCAAGGTGTTCTTCAAAGCTGGGCTGCTGGGACTCCTGGAGGAGATGAGGGATGAGAAGCTGGCACAGCTCATCACCCGCACCCAGGCCAGATGCAGGGGCTACCTGATGAGAGTGGAGTACAGGAGAATGGTGGAACGGAGGTACACCTTCCTCTTCTTCAGCTAAAGTCACTCAGCTTGGGGGAAATCGTTGACACTCCTCAGGCTGAGAATATTCAtcatatattttaattctttctcaGGGAGTCCATCTTCTGCATCCAGTACAACATTCGTTCATTCATGAATGTCAAACACTGGCCATGGATGAAGCTGTTCTTCAAGATCAAGCCTTTGCTGAAGAGTGCTGAGTCTGAGAAGGAGATGGCCAACATGAAGGGGGAGTTTGAGAAAACCAAGGAAGAGCTTGCGAAGTCTGAGGCAAAGAGGAAGGAACTGGAGGAGAAAATGGCATCTCTaatgcaggagaaaaatgaCCTGCAGCTCCAAGTGCAATCTGTAAGTAACATGAGTGTATTTCTTCCAGGTACCCTCATAGCACATGCACAATAAAATTTcggagaaaatattttaatatgagTAATGGAAGGTAAAATCCAGACCACTCAGTGCTACCATTATAATATGAGGTTCTAGCTTGGGAATAACTTTTGAAGCATGTAAGCACATAGGTCTGTTTCTCCAGGTTCGCAATATAACATCCAACGTACTCACTGGAGATTGGTATTTACAGTTAGCAGAGTCTGCAGAGTGATTAATTTACCAACTTATGCTGGTTTCAATCAGTTGCCCAAATAAAAGAACTCTATGCCATTTTACATGACACATGTTATGTCACCTTTCTTTCTGCAACCACTATTCCAGGAGGACACAAAACCCCTCTGCATTATGTCACAGTCCCATAAGTACCTTTTAAGTCCATTGGGAGATCAAGGGATTGGTCAATATTTCCACATTACTTTGTGTCTTTAGATATTGCCTTCACagattcaaaataaaatcagattcaAATTGAAACCTCTGATTGAGCCTAAAATATATATCAAATTATCGCATCCatagaaaatttatttgaaGTCAGTCTTTCCTAGAATAGCttataaaaagataaagaaaagaaaattactacACATTTACATAAGGTACTTAACTTCTAGAGAAAGTAATGAAAACTCTTGAGAATAAAAGTATTACAGGGTATTATCATTTTAttcataagaaaaataagagagaatAATTGCTAAGAGTAAAAAATGAGATagaataaaaatctgttctgaTTTACAAGAGGCTGTCCAAAAGAATCACTTcctgaaatgaaacagaaaagaataattCCATGTTTCTTTTAATCAATGACAAATATAATTTCTCTATTCAGCTTTTGTGAACACTTGTGATTAGCAAACAAATCCATGTTTCCCTAATAGGAAGCTGATGCTTTGGCTGATGCTGAGGAAAGGTGTGACCAGCtcatcaaaaccaaaatccagCTGGAAGCCAAAATTAAGGAGGTGACTGAAAGGGCAGAGGATGAAGAGGAAATTAATGCTGAACTGACAGCCAAGAAGAGGAAACTGGAGGATGAATGTTCAGAGCTGAAGAAAGACATTGATGACCTTGAGCTAACACTGGCCaaggtggagaaggaaaaacatgcCACAGAAAACAAGGTATGAGGCAGAACCTGTCACTTGCACTCTGGAAAAGAGCCCTGTGCTATTACGGGACCTGTATAGCTACTTCCTTTATTTACATTTGATGCCTTCTTCCTAAAGGTGAAAAACCTGACTGAGGAGATGGCAGCCCTGGACGAGACCATTGCCAAGCtgacaaaagagaagaaagcccTCCAAGAGGCCCATCAGCAGACCCTGGATGacctgcaggcagaggaggacAAAGTCAATACTCTGACCAAATCCAAGACCAAACTGGAACAGCAAGTGGATGATGtaagcacacagagcaggaacaggacaggTATGGAGTCCTGGCTGGTAGAGCACTGATGGTCTTGTTGTGTTTAGCTGGAAGGGTCCCTGGAGCAAGAGAAGAAACTGCGCATGGACCTGGAGAGAGCTAAGAGGAAACTGGAAGGAGACCTGAAGCTGGCCCAGGACAGCATCATGGATTTGGAGAATgacaagcagcagctggatgagAAACTGAAGAAGTAAGTGTGGCTCTGGGGCACCTGAGTGTTGGGGGGCAGcacttgtcttttttctttgagCTCTAACATGGTTCTAACTTGGCCCAAAGGAAAGACTTTGAAATCAGCCAGATCCAGAGCAAAACTGAGGATGAACAAGCCCTGGGCATGCAACTGCAGAAGAAGATCAAGGAGCTGCAGGCAAGTGTCTGTTCCTTCCCCTGCCTtgctcaggctcagctcaggcaggaggagggcacAGGTGTGAAGGGTCCCTGCTGTTCTGCAGGCGCGtattgaggagctggaggaggaaattGAGGCAGAGCGAACCTCTCGCGCTAAAGCAGAGAAGCATCGGGCTGACCTGtccagggagctggaggagatcAGTGAGCGCCTGGAAGAGGCAGGAGGggccacagcagctcagatTGATATGAACAAGAAGCGTGAGGCAGAATTCCAGAAGATGCGCCGTGACCTGGAAGAGGCCACGCTGCAGCACGAAGCCACGGCTGCCGCCCTGCGCAAGAAGCACGCggacagcacagctgagctgggggagcagatCGACAACCTGCAACGTGTGAAACAgaagctggaaaaggagaagagtgAGCTAAAGATGGAGATTGATGACTTGGCCAGCAACATGGAGTCTGTCTCTAAAGCCAAGGTACACCAATATTTTACAGGCTCATTGACCCAGTGGGATACAACACAATTCTTGAACCTGGCCTTCTTCAGAGTGTGGATGGTTAACTCTTCACTTTCCATTTGCTGAAACACAGGCCAACCTGGAGAAGATGTGCCGCACACTGGAAGACCAGCTGAGTGAGATTAAGACCAAGGAAGAGGAGCATCAGCGCATGATCAATGACCTCAATGCTCAAAGAGCTCGTCTGCAGACAGAAGCAGGTGAGACACACATATCTACATGTGCAGATCAATAACATCTCAGAGATATTGCAAAAATGACGCTTCTGGGCATATGATCTGTCCAACACACTTTGTGACACATCTACTGGAAGTGTTTGAAATGGGATCATAAGTTTCAGCATGGACTGCAAACGGTCTGGTTTTACATCTCCAAATGTTAGCAGTGTCACAATCAATGGCATTAAAACTGTTGTGTATCTGCAAATTTTCTTAGGTGAATATTCACGCCAGGTGGAAGAGAAGGATGCTTTGGTTTCTCAGCTGTCAAGAGGCAAACAGGCTTTCACCCAACAGATTGAGGAACTCAAGAGGCATTTGGATGAAGAGATAAAGGTGAGAAGGCTTATTcctaaatatattaaatatgttAATCAACATGATGAAAGGGACAAAAGCAACCATTTAGATAACGGAGACTTTTCCCATTGGggcattgcttttttttccgTGTAGTCTATCCATTAATTCTTTTGCAAATTCAAAGATCTTTCTCATCACAGGTCTTTCTTAGATGTTCCTATTAAGGACATTTCCCAGgatatttcctttcattttgatactgtttttttttcccccaaggcCAAGAATGCCCTGGCCCATGCCCTGCAGTCTGCTCGCCATGACTGTGACTTGCTCCGGGAACAAtatgaggaggagcaggaggccaAGGGGGAGCTGCAGCGAGCCATGTCCAAGGCCAACAGCGAAGTGGCCCAGTGGAGAACCAAATACGAGACAGACGCGATTCAGCGCACGGAGGAGCTCGAGGAGGCCAAGTATGTGGGGAATGTTGAGAACACTAGCAGAGACTAAGATTGGACATTTGAGGATCCCACTTTACATTGTGATGAAGAAGTCAGTTTCCTCCTTCACATGGGGtcaaaaagagacaaaatatgaCAGAAAGCATGTACACAttgggaaaaagcagaaagatcCAGAGTAGCAGAGAGAGGCCAGCAGAGAGGGAACCGCTGCAGGATTGCTCCTGAATTCAGACATGGAAATAGAGTGGCTGTCTGGGAGAAGTCTTACACCTCGCTGTGAATAGGGGTCACAGAGTAGCAGGGGGCTAAATTTACTCTCGTGTAACACATGCTGCTTCATACCACAGGCTTACTTATGCTTTCCACTTTCCAGAAAGAAGCTGGCCCAGCGTCTGCAGGATGCAGAGGAACATGTTGAGGCTGTCAATGCCAAATGTGCCTCcctggaaaagacaaagcagaggTTGCAGAATGAAGTGGAGGACCTGATGATTGACGTGGAGAGATCCaatgctgcctgtgctgctcttgaTAAGAAGCAGAAGAACTTTGACAAGGTCTTTTGgcctccagcaccagcactcCTGGCCAGAGCATGCCCCCATGATGGCCACAACCCTACTCACAGCCTGTTTCTCTGCAGATCCTGGCAGAATGGAAGCAGAAGTATGAGGAAACACAAGCTGAGCTGGAGGCCTCCCAGAAGGAGTCTCGCTCTCTCAGCACAGAACTGTTCAAGATGAAGAATGCCTATGAGGAGTCCTTGGACCATCTGGAGACAATGAAGCGGGAGAACAAGAACTTGCAGCGTAAGTCCATGGCCCTCTGCTCCACACTGCCCTTTCTCACAAGCTTGTCTCTCTGCCACACTTAACGGCTCTGGGCCTGCAGGGATAAGAACATGCCTGGCCCCTTGATGCACCAGAGCCTTTCTCCATTCAGCTCTGTGCTTGACCATGCtgcttttcatctttccttGCAGAGGAGATTTCTGACCTCACGGAGCAGATTGCTGAGGGAGGAAAGGCGATTCATGAGCTGGAGAAAGTCAAGAAGCAGATTGAgcaggaaaaatctgaaatccaGGCTTCTCTGGAGGAAGCTGAGGTACATGACCATAATCACTGGTGTCTGCACTAAATAAATGAGGAAATAGGGCTGAAAAGGCCTGGATTATCCTCTATTCTGGCTGGGGAGTGCAGACAGCTGAGATTTCTGGTAACAGTTTGCAGTTCCCTAGAATGTAAGAAAAAGTCTAATCAATGTTGTCAATGTTTATGTCCACTTTTCCAGGCTTCCCTGGAACATGAAGAGGGGAAGATCCTGCGCCTGCAGCTTGAGCTCAACCAAGTCAAGGCTGAGATTGACAGGAAGATAGCAGAGAAAGATGAGGAGATTGACCAGATGAAGAGAAACCACCTGCGAGTTGTGGAGTCCATGCAGAGCACCCTGGATGCTGAGATCAGGAGCAGGAATGAAGCCCTGAGGCTGAAGAAGAAGATGGAGGGAGACCTGAATGAAATGGAGATCCAGCTGAGCCATGCCAACCGCCAGGCTGCAGAGGCACAAAAGAACCTGAGAAACACCCAGGCAGTGCTCAAGGTATGGCACAATTAAAGATTTTCTGTGTTCTGACACAGCtaagtttttttccttatgttatAATTCCTTCAGTTCTAAGTTGTTGGGGAAATAGGAAATATCAAAATAGAAGACACACACCTCCCAATATGTGGTATCTCTCTTTCCAGGATACCCAGCTGCACTTGGATGATGCTGTCAGAGCCCAGGATGACCTGAAGGAACAGGTGGCCATGGTGGAGCGCAGAGCAAACCTGCTGCAGGCTGAAGTTGAGGAGCTCcgggcagccctggagcagacAGAGCGGTCGAGGAAAATGGCTGAGCAGGAATTAATGGATGCCAGTGAGCGTGTGCAGCTACTCCATAGCCAGGTCTGTCtataaaaacagtatttataGTATTGCTCCAATTGTGTAAATTAACTTGAGTGGCTGAGCTGTAACagtattttattaaatgcaGTGGCTTTCACAGTAAATAGAAAGCAATAAGTGATAGATAATATTAAGACTGTTATTTCAGATGTAGATACAATATGAGTTTCACTAAACTACAGTATAGATACcttaatattaataaattcaGAGAAGTTGGTGAGGTTGTTACTCTTTTACGTGAGTTCAACACCTTTGACGTTTTCATTTGAGACTTTAAAGGCAAATGTAGCCTTACCATGAACAAAATAGGACCACACTAATTCTGTCATTAATGTAATTTAACAATGTCATTGTAAGTATTCTATTGAAGCATCTCAAAGTTTCATGGTCACTAGACTGTATATGATAAGGAaagtatatttttcatttttcagtctaAATTCCTTCTTTGTTATCTGAGAAACTGTGAGAGAAGACTTCATGGAGGATGCTCACAAAATACCAAAGCACAACATATATGATAAATTAATAGCTAAAACAGTAGATCTCTTAGAATCCAATATGACCTGATTGCACGATCTATATTAAATAAACCACTTATCCTGTACTTGATACGATACGCAaactaacaaaaacaaaatcatgttCATGCTCTTCAACAGAACACAAGCTTGATCAACACCAAGAAGAAGCTGGAAACAGACATTGCCCATATCCAGGGAGAAATGGAGGATACCATCCAGGAAGCCCGCAACGCTGAGGAGAAGGCCAAGAAGGCCATCACAGATGTGAGTTGGGTGCTCCTGGCATTGCTGATGGTGAATGTGCTCTGCCCAAAATATCTCCAACCCTAAAATGGCTTTGACCCTTTGCTCTGAC is part of the Catharus ustulatus isolate bCatUst1 chromosome 20, bCatUst1.pri.v2, whole genome shotgun sequence genome and encodes:
- the LOC117005185 gene encoding myosin-1B-like isoform X7 codes for the protein MSSDAEMAIFGEAAPYLRKSEKERIEAQNKPFDAKSSVFVVHAKESYVKSTITSRESGKVTVKTEGGETLTVKEDQIFSMNPPKYDKIEDMAMMTHLHEPAVLYNLKERYAAWMIYTYSGLFCVTVNPYKWLPVYNPEVVLAYRGKKRQEAPPHIFSISDNAYQFMLTDRENQSILITGESGAGKTVNTKRVIQYFATIAASGDKKKEEQQPSGKMQGTLEDQIISANPLLEAFGNAKTVRNDNSSRFGKFIRIHFGATGKLASADIETYLLEKSRVTFQLKAERSYHIFYQIMSNKKPELIEMLLITTNPYDYQYVSQGEITVPSINDQEELMATDSAIDILGFTADEKTAIYKLTGAVMHYGNLKFKQKQREEQAEPDGTEVADKAAYLMGLNSADLLKALCYPRVKVGNEYVTKGQTVQQVYNSVGALAKAVFEKMFLWMVVRINQQLDTKQPRQYFIGVLDIAGFEIFDFNSLEQLCINFTNEKLQQFFNHHMFVLEQEEYKKEGIEWEFIDFGMDLAACIELIEKPMGIFSILEEECMFPKATDTSFKNKLYDQHLGKSNNFQKPKPGKGKAEAHFSLVHYAGTVDYNITGWLDKNKDPLNETVVGLYQKSSLKTLALLFASAGGDGGKKGGKKKGSSFQTVSALFRENLNKLMTNLRSTHPHFVRCIIPNESKTPGAMEHELVLHQLRCNGVLEGIRICRKGFPSRILYADFKQRYKVLNASAIPEGQFIDSKKASEKLLGSIDVDHTQYKFGHTKVFFKAGLLGLLEEMRDEKLAQLITRTQARCRGYLMRVEYRRMVERRESIFCIQYNIRSFMNVKHWPWMKLFFKIKPLLKSAESEKEMANMKGEFEKTKEELAKSEAKRKELEEKMASLMQEKNDLQLQVQSEADALADAEERCDQLIKTKIQLEAKIKEVTERAEDEEEINAELTAKKRKLEDECSELKKDIDDLELTLAKVEKEKHATENKVKNLTEEMAALDETIAKLTKEKKALQEAHQQTLDDLQAEEDKVNTLTKSKTKLEQQVDDLEGSLEQEKKLRMDLERAKRKLEGDLKLAQDSIMDLENDKQQLDEKLKKKDFEISQIQSKTEDEQALGMQLQKKIKELQARIEELEEEIEAERTSRAKAEKHRADLSRELEEISERLEEAGGATAAQIDMNKKREAEFQKMRRDLEEATLQHEATAAALRKKHADSTAELGEQIDNLQRVKQKLEKEKSELKMEIDDLASNMESVSKAKANLEKMCRTLEDQLSEIKTKEEEHQRMINDLNAQRARLQTEAGEYSRQVEEKDALVSQLSRGKQAFTQQIEELKRHLDEEIKAKNALAHALQSARHDCDLLREQYEEEQEAKGELQRAMSKANSEVAQWRTKYETDAIQRTEELEEAKKKLAQRLQDAEEHVEAVNAKCASLEKTKQRLQNEVEDLMIDVERSNAACAALDKKQKNFDKILAEWKQKYEETQAELEASQKESRSLSTELFKMKNAYEESLDHLETMKRENKNLQQEISDLTEQIAEGGKAIHELEKVKKQIEQEKSEIQASLEEAEASLEHEEGKILRLQLELNQVKAEIDRKIAEKDEEIDQMKRNHLRVVESMQSTLDAEIRSRNEALRLKKKMEGDLNEMEIQLSHANRQAAEAQKNLRNTQAVLKDTQLHLDDAVRAQDDLKEQVAMVERRANLLQAEVEELRAALEQTERSRKMAEQELMDASERVQLLHSQNTSLINTKKKLETDIAHIQGEMEDTIQEARNAEEKAKKAITDAAMMAEELKKEQDTSAHLERMKKNLDQTVKDLQHRLEEAEQLALKGGKKQIQKLEARVRELEGEVDAEQKRSAEAVKGVRKYERRVKELTYQSEEDRKNVLRLQDLVDKLQMKVKSYKRQAEEAEELSNVNLSKFRKIQHELEEAEERADIAESQVNKLRAKSREIHKKIEEEE